From the genome of Phreatobacter cathodiphilus, one region includes:
- the urtD gene encoding urea ABC transporter ATP-binding protein UrtD: protein METQLPADPVQAIERPQIVTQSLLYLDGVSVSFDGFRAINSLSLIIAPGEMRAIIGPNGAGKTTMMDIITGKTKPDTGDVIFDGHVDLTKLDETAIANLGIGRKFQKPTVFEMHTVEDNIEMAVKADRTVFGTLFSRHSAEIWRRVDELLGIVRLGDHRKRLAGDLSHGQKQWLEIGMLLAQDPKLLLVDEPAAGMTDVETGATADLLKDIARTHSVVVVEHDMGFIRELGVKVTCLHEGSVLAEGSLDQVSSDERVIEVYLGR, encoded by the coding sequence ATGGAAACCCAGCTCCCCGCCGACCCGGTCCAGGCCATCGAGCGGCCGCAGATCGTCACCCAGTCGCTGCTCTATCTCGACGGCGTCTCGGTGAGCTTCGACGGCTTCCGCGCCATCAACAGCCTGTCGCTGATCATCGCCCCGGGCGAGATGCGCGCCATCATCGGCCCCAACGGCGCCGGCAAGACCACGATGATGGACATCATCACCGGCAAGACCAAGCCGGACACCGGCGACGTCATCTTCGACGGCCATGTCGATCTGACCAAGCTCGACGAGACGGCCATCGCCAATCTCGGCATCGGCCGCAAGTTCCAGAAGCCCACCGTCTTCGAGATGCACACGGTGGAGGACAATATCGAGATGGCGGTGAAGGCCGACCGCACCGTCTTCGGCACGCTCTTCTCGCGCCATTCCGCCGAGATCTGGCGGCGCGTGGACGAGCTCCTCGGCATCGTCCGTCTCGGCGACCACAGGAAGCGCCTCGCCGGCGATCTCTCCCACGGCCAGAAGCAGTGGCTGGAGATCGGCATGCTGCTGGCGCAGGACCCCAAGCTCCTGCTCGTCGACGAGCCGGCGGCCGGCATGACCGACGTCGAGACCGGCGCCACCGCCGACCTCCTCAAGGACATCGCCAGGACCCACTCGGTCGTGGTGGTCGAGCACGACATGGGCTTCATCCGCGAGCTCGGAGTGAAGGTCACCTGCCTGCACGAGGGCTCGGTGCTGGCCGAGGGCAGCCTCGACCAGGTCAGTTCCGACGAGCGGGTGATCGAGGTCTATCTTGGGCGGTGA
- the urtC gene encoding urea ABC transporter permease subunit UrtC, whose product MLTRFLFEKIDRAGWVFLVLLGIAAVLVPVLNLAVPPGSMFHVSNTAVGLWGKYMTYALLALAVDLVWGYCGILSLGHGAFFALGGYAMGMYLMRQIGPRGVYSHPVLPDFMVFLNWTQLPVTWWGFSSFTYAMLMVALVPGLLAFVFGWFAFRSRVTGVYLSIITQALTYALMLAFFRNDMGFGGNNGLTDFKDILGFNIQSQVTRAVLFSLSVLALMTGYLVARAIVTSKAGKILIAIRDAEARTRFLGYRVENFKLFVWTVSAIMAGIAGALYVPQVGIINPSEFSPANSIETIVWVAVGGRGTLVGAALGAGLVNFAKSWFTGAFPQGWLFALGGLFIFVTLFLPKGILGTFTDWWKRRGERRQPPAASPAGQPAE is encoded by the coding sequence ATGCTCACCCGGTTCCTCTTCGAAAAGATCGACCGCGCCGGCTGGGTCTTCCTGGTCCTGCTCGGCATCGCCGCCGTCCTCGTGCCGGTGCTCAACCTCGCCGTGCCGCCTGGCTCCATGTTCCACGTGTCCAACACGGCGGTGGGGCTCTGGGGCAAGTACATGACCTATGCCCTCCTCGCCCTCGCGGTGGATCTGGTCTGGGGCTATTGCGGCATCCTCTCCCTCGGCCACGGCGCCTTCTTCGCCCTCGGCGGCTATGCCATGGGCATGTACCTGATGCGACAGATCGGCCCGCGCGGGGTCTATTCGCACCCTGTCCTGCCGGACTTCATGGTCTTCCTGAACTGGACGCAGTTGCCGGTGACGTGGTGGGGGTTCTCCTCCTTCACCTACGCCATGCTGATGGTGGCCCTCGTTCCCGGCCTCCTCGCCTTCGTCTTCGGCTGGTTCGCCTTCCGCTCCCGCGTCACCGGCGTCTATCTCTCCATCATCACCCAGGCGCTCACCTACGCGCTCATGCTCGCCTTCTTTCGCAACGACATGGGCTTCGGCGGCAACAACGGCCTCACCGACTTCAAGGACATCCTCGGCTTCAACATCCAGAGCCAGGTGACGCGGGCGGTGCTGTTCTCGCTCTCCGTCCTCGCCCTGATGACGGGCTATCTCGTCGCCCGTGCCATCGTCACCTCGAAGGCCGGCAAGATCCTCATCGCCATCCGCGACGCCGAGGCGCGCACCCGCTTCCTCGGCTACAGGGTGGAGAACTTCAAGCTCTTCGTCTGGACCGTCTCGGCGATCATGGCGGGCATAGCCGGGGCGCTCTACGTGCCGCAGGTCGGCATCATCAATCCCAGCGAATTCTCGCCTGCCAACTCCATCGAGACCATCGTCTGGGTGGCGGTGGGCGGCCGGGGCACGCTGGTGGGCGCCGCGCTCGGCGCCGGCCTCGTCAATTTCGCCAAGAGCTGGTTCACCGGCGCCTTCCCGCAAGGCTGGCTCTTCGCCCTCGGCGGCCTCTTCATCTTCGTCACCCTGTTCCTGCCCAAGGGCATCCTCGGCACCTTCACCGACTGGTGGAAGCGCCGCGGCGAGCGCCGCCAGCCGCCGGCCGCCTCGCCGGCTGGCCAACCGGCCGAATGA
- the urtE gene encoding urea ABC transporter ATP-binding subunit UrtE, whose translation MLEVKNVDLHYGAAQALRDVSVVVEPGKVTCVLGRNGVGKTSLMRAIIGHQPISGGEILWEGRDITRMPPFERARRGIAYVPQGREIFPLLTVKENLETGFAPLKRADRTIPDDIFSLFPVLKDMLGRRGGDLSGGQQQQLAIGRALVTRPRLIVLDEPTEGIQPSIIKDIGRAIDYLRSKGDIGILLVEQYLDFAEALGDRFYVMERGRVVVEGLKGEVDRDALHRSMAI comes from the coding sequence ATGCTTGAAGTGAAGAACGTCGACCTCCACTACGGCGCGGCCCAGGCGCTGCGCGACGTCTCGGTCGTGGTCGAGCCGGGCAAGGTCACCTGCGTCCTCGGCCGCAACGGCGTCGGCAAGACCTCGCTGATGCGCGCCATCATCGGCCACCAGCCGATCTCCGGCGGCGAGATCCTGTGGGAGGGGCGCGACATCACCCGCATGCCGCCCTTCGAGCGGGCGCGGCGCGGCATCGCCTATGTGCCGCAGGGGCGCGAGATCTTTCCCCTCCTCACCGTCAAGGAGAACCTGGAGACCGGCTTTGCGCCGCTGAAGCGCGCCGACCGCACCATTCCCGACGACATCTTCTCGCTCTTCCCCGTGCTCAAGGACATGCTCGGCCGTCGCGGCGGCGACCTCTCCGGCGGCCAGCAGCAGCAGCTCGCCATCGGCCGGGCTCTCGTCACCCGCCCGCGCCTGATCGTGCTCGACGAGCCGACCGAGGGCATCCAGCCCTCGATCATCAAGGACATCGGCCGCGCCATCGACTATCTGCGCAGCAAGGGCGACATCGGCATCTTGCTGGTCGAGCAATATCTCGACTTCGCCGAGGCGCTCGGCGACCGCTTCTACGTGATGGAGCGCGGCCGCGTGGTCGTGGAGGGCCTCAAGGGCGAGGTGGACCGCGACGCCCTGCACCGCAGCATGGCCATCTGA
- a CDS encoding gamma-glutamyltransferase family protein, with translation MAQGPFARGVVAAPHAAAAEAGRQILAEGGNAIEAMIAAAATIAAVYPHMTHVGGDGFWLIHQPSRRVHGIEACGFAGERATLKSYLDKGHYEIPSRGPLAALTVPGAVGGWRLANAMAKASGGTLPRSVMLEPAIRAAREGYRVSRSQASLTVDKLYELKDCPGFAETFLVEGKPPAEGAVMRQPALADSLEHLARSGFQDAYRGDIARELARDLEEIGSPVTRADLQAYYAVERAPLSLAHTLGTLHNMPPPTQGLASLMILGILDQLEALHGPVRPDTVAFVHRIVEATKRAFLVRDRFVTDYDRLDGNPLDHLRTEALRAEAGAIALDRALPWPHRAAPGDTIWMGAADSEGRVVSYIQSIYWEFGSGCVSKSTGFLMQNRGSSFVLDPKALNPLEPGRRPFHTLNPAMAQLADGRVFAYGTMGGEGQPQTQAQIFERHVRHGMPLEEALDAPRWLLGRTWGSSVTSLRFENRFDEDLVRGLGSMGHQTALLDEGWSDTMGHAGGVTLHTDMSLSGAHDPRADGGAAGL, from the coding sequence ATGGCTCAGGGTCCCTTCGCGCGCGGCGTCGTCGCCGCGCCTCACGCCGCCGCCGCCGAGGCCGGCCGCCAGATCCTCGCGGAGGGTGGCAATGCCATCGAGGCGATGATCGCCGCGGCGGCCACCATCGCCGCCGTCTATCCGCACATGACCCATGTCGGCGGCGACGGCTTCTGGCTCATCCATCAGCCCAGCCGGCGCGTGCACGGCATCGAGGCCTGCGGCTTCGCCGGCGAGCGGGCGACGCTGAAATCCTACCTCGACAAGGGCCATTACGAGATCCCGTCGCGCGGGCCGCTGGCAGCCCTCACCGTGCCCGGCGCCGTCGGTGGCTGGCGCCTCGCCAATGCCATGGCCAAGGCCTCGGGCGGCACGCTGCCGCGCTCGGTCATGCTGGAGCCCGCCATCCGCGCCGCGCGCGAGGGCTACAGGGTCAGCCGCTCGCAGGCCAGCCTCACCGTGGACAAGCTTTACGAGCTGAAGGACTGCCCCGGCTTCGCAGAAACCTTCCTCGTCGAAGGCAAGCCGCCCGCCGAGGGTGCTGTGATGCGGCAGCCGGCGCTCGCCGATTCACTGGAACACCTCGCCCGCTCCGGTTTCCAGGACGCCTATCGCGGCGACATTGCCCGCGAGCTCGCCCGCGACCTCGAGGAGATCGGCTCGCCCGTCACCCGCGCCGACCTGCAGGCTTATTACGCCGTGGAGCGCGCGCCGCTGTCCCTCGCCCATACCCTCGGCACGCTCCACAACATGCCGCCGCCGACGCAGGGTCTCGCCTCGCTGATGATCCTCGGCATCCTCGACCAGCTGGAAGCCCTGCACGGCCCGGTGCGGCCGGACACGGTGGCCTTTGTCCATCGCATCGTCGAGGCGACGAAGCGCGCCTTCCTGGTGCGCGACCGCTTCGTTACCGATTACGACCGGCTCGACGGCAATCCCCTCGACCACCTGCGCACCGAGGCGCTCAGGGCGGAGGCCGGCGCCATCGCCCTCGACCGCGCCCTGCCCTGGCCGCACCGGGCGGCGCCCGGCGACACGATCTGGATGGGCGCCGCCGATTCGGAGGGGCGCGTCGTCTCCTACATCCAGTCGATCTACTGGGAGTTCGGCTCCGGCTGCGTGTCGAAATCCACCGGCTTCCTCATGCAGAACCGCGGCTCGAGCTTCGTCCTCGACCCCAAGGCCCTGAACCCGCTGGAGCCGGGACGCCGGCCCTTCCACACGCTGAACCCGGCCATGGCGCAACTCGCCGACGGACGTGTCTTCGCCTATGGCACGATGGGAGGCGAGGGCCAGCCGCAGACCCAGGCCCAGATCTTCGAGCGCCACGTCCGCCATGGCATGCCGCTGGAGGAAGCGCTCGACGCGCCGCGCTGGCTGCTCGGCCGGACCTGGGGCTCCTCCGTCACCAGCCTGCGCTTCGAGAACCGCTTCGACGAGGACCTGGTGCGCGGGCTCGGCTCCATGGGGCATCAGACCGCCCTTCTCGACGAGGGCTGGTCCGACACGATGGGCCATGCCGGCGGCGTGACGCTGCACACCGACATGTCGCTCTCCGGGGCCCACGACCCGCGCGCCGACGGCGGCGCGGCCGGCCTCTAG